The following proteins are co-located in the Acidicapsa acidisoli genome:
- a CDS encoding sensor histidine kinase, with translation MGTDQSWNKNWCQSSSGEIASRQTVMHLDTAQQAGPVKGKRTVDRAKRLPVHLNGHLITFAIAALLALVTANECQSITHPASLIYGVVLWGWWGVIASTLWKLGKLQPSVSNFTVKATAIHVPVSALLGATHLAFLWSLGFTPLGWHSGQTPASVAHYLFNVNRYGIEILIYGFVFGIVSVLQNQVRAQRDAMRSLELERQLSAAQLQALQMQLEPHFLFNTLNSITALVELGRQKEAAEMLTHLNAILKNTLKRTTPEKVPLSQELEIVENYLAIEQTRFADRLRIEIKVEPGALDGLVPCFLLQPIMENAIRHGIANCESDGLVEASARRDGDLLRLCVRDSGSGINQRPKPGSGIGLSNTRERLAHFYRDGYDMHALPLDRGGFEVAITIPYERN, from the coding sequence ATGGGAACAGATCAAAGCTGGAATAAAAACTGGTGCCAAAGCTCGAGTGGTGAGATCGCATCGCGCCAGACCGTCATGCACCTGGACACCGCGCAGCAAGCAGGGCCCGTCAAGGGGAAGAGGACTGTAGATAGGGCGAAAAGGTTACCCGTTCATCTCAATGGCCACCTCATCACCTTCGCCATTGCGGCACTGCTCGCTTTGGTCACCGCCAACGAGTGTCAATCCATCACGCATCCGGCATCGTTGATCTATGGCGTTGTGCTTTGGGGCTGGTGGGGTGTAATTGCCAGCACGCTATGGAAACTCGGTAAACTGCAGCCGTCCGTGTCGAATTTCACAGTCAAAGCGACCGCAATCCATGTCCCGGTGTCCGCATTGCTCGGAGCAACCCATCTCGCTTTCCTGTGGAGTCTTGGGTTCACCCCTCTCGGGTGGCACAGCGGTCAGACTCCCGCGTCCGTGGCGCACTATCTCTTCAATGTGAACCGTTACGGCATCGAAATCCTGATCTACGGCTTCGTCTTTGGTATCGTAAGTGTCCTTCAAAATCAGGTTCGCGCCCAGCGGGACGCAATGCGGTCCCTCGAACTGGAACGGCAGCTCTCAGCCGCGCAATTGCAAGCGCTGCAGATGCAGTTGGAGCCGCACTTTCTGTTCAACACGCTCAACTCAATCACCGCACTTGTCGAACTTGGCCGGCAAAAGGAAGCCGCGGAGATGCTGACGCATCTGAATGCCATCCTCAAGAACACCCTGAAGAGAACAACACCGGAGAAAGTTCCGTTGTCGCAGGAACTAGAGATTGTCGAGAACTACCTCGCAATTGAGCAAACCCGATTCGCCGACCGGCTGCGCATCGAGATCAAAGTGGAACCAGGCGCGCTCGACGGCCTCGTTCCCTGTTTCCTTCTTCAGCCCATCATGGAAAACGCGATCCGGCACGGCATTGCGAACTGCGAGAGCGACGGCCTGGTCGAAGCCTCCGCCCGACGCGACGGTGATCTGTTGCGGTTATGTGTGCGCGATAGCGGATCGGGAATCAACCAGCGTCCTAAGCCAGGCAGCGGCATCGGCCTGAGCAACACGCGGGAGCGCCTCGCACATTTCTACCGGGATGGCTATGACATGCATGCTTTACCGCTGGACCGGGGCGGCTTTGAAGTTGCGATCACGATTCCCTACGAACGGAATTGA
- a CDS encoding ADOP family duplicated permease: MAFLRDLKIAIRSLARARALWITVALTLALGIGANAAIFSVVRAVLLRPLANRDEDRLLYLRQSAEGIRVDNATFSIPEIQDIGSRLKTIQELGTFSEIDFTVVGLGTPREIHAGVVDGNYFEVMGLRPVIGRLLTSADDGPNAAGAVVLTYRFWTTSLHSDPSVLGKTVRLGSYEGARNAVIVGVLQPSVPYPVETEIIANVVTSPHHLSATMVTGREHRMTEVFARLAPGADLEQARAELQTVYAAMLAAHPEVYKPSDRYKIDVTRMHDQINSRANTILWVLFAASGLLFVIACSNVANLVLARTVRRESELAVRSALGASTAALRRSLLTESIVLCGSGVLASLIIAAPMVTVLGRYAARFSVRANDLTLDFSLVWFGIALALIAAVSLAFVPRLPSANASGSLSQASSAARVTGGSSRRLRIFAITQITASFLLLAGAAALMRTLFVLEQTQPPFQTASVLAVNLPVMSYGRTPEQVRDFYRNVQRRIANLPGVEHASSGFSVPWRDGRALDISFQFAVEGAKRLNGQDDLRARFRSISPGFFETLGMPVIEGRDFRESDRDGSERVVIISQSLAQNLFPGQQALNRELRWTDGVMKFIGISDEPRRIVGVVPDFDDENIIPSPAMAVYQPVEQEGWNGRLFVRAKRDPYALVPAITRTIHDMASDQPVERASTLEDIRAEVLTPNRLNAIVFGGFAGVALLISVVGIAGVLAFSVSGRTREFGIRMAMGAPPRSILTIVLSEGLVIASIGVAAGLVVGFACTRIIDRYIAGMQLPGTLTLIASAVVILVAAVVASAVPASRAARVDPVEALRSE; this comes from the coding sequence ATGGCATTCCTGCGTGACTTGAAGATTGCAATTCGCTCTTTGGCCCGGGCTCGCGCATTGTGGATCACGGTGGCTCTCACTTTGGCTCTCGGCATAGGTGCAAACGCAGCAATCTTCAGCGTCGTTCGCGCCGTACTCCTGCGCCCACTCGCAAATCGCGACGAAGACAGGTTGCTCTATCTCCGTCAGAGCGCTGAAGGCATTCGCGTTGATAACGCGACTTTCTCCATTCCGGAGATTCAGGATATCGGCAGTCGGCTCAAGACCATCCAGGAGCTTGGCACGTTTTCAGAGATCGATTTCACGGTGGTGGGACTCGGCACGCCACGCGAGATCCACGCAGGCGTGGTAGACGGTAACTACTTCGAGGTGATGGGCCTGCGTCCTGTCATTGGGCGTCTGTTGACCTCCGCCGACGACGGCCCGAATGCCGCAGGCGCGGTAGTGCTGACCTATCGTTTCTGGACTACATCGCTGCACTCCGATCCCAGCGTGCTTGGTAAGACCGTGCGTCTCGGAAGCTACGAAGGAGCACGCAACGCGGTCATTGTTGGGGTTCTGCAGCCGTCCGTGCCGTATCCGGTCGAAACCGAGATCATTGCCAACGTCGTCACCAGCCCCCATCATCTCTCCGCCACCATGGTGACCGGCCGCGAACATCGCATGACGGAAGTCTTCGCGCGCCTGGCCCCTGGTGCGGACCTCGAACAAGCAAGAGCGGAGCTCCAAACGGTCTACGCGGCAATGTTGGCCGCGCACCCTGAGGTGTACAAACCAAGTGACCGTTACAAGATCGATGTAACGCGGATGCACGACCAGATCAATTCTCGCGCCAATACCATCTTGTGGGTGCTCTTTGCGGCCTCCGGCCTGCTGTTCGTAATTGCCTGCTCGAATGTTGCCAATCTTGTGCTGGCGCGAACGGTGCGCCGCGAGTCCGAACTCGCAGTGCGCTCGGCGTTGGGAGCCAGCACCGCCGCACTGCGCCGGTCGCTGCTGACGGAAAGCATCGTGCTGTGCGGGAGCGGCGTGCTGGCATCCCTGATCATCGCCGCCCCGATGGTGACCGTGCTGGGCCGATACGCCGCGCGATTCTCTGTGCGCGCCAACGACCTCACGCTTGATTTCAGCCTTGTCTGGTTCGGGATTGCACTCGCATTGATTGCAGCCGTCTCCCTGGCGTTCGTTCCCAGGCTGCCGTCCGCAAACGCGTCTGGAAGCCTTTCGCAGGCGAGCAGCGCAGCGCGGGTTACCGGAGGCAGCAGCCGGCGTCTTCGCATCTTCGCCATTACACAGATCACAGCATCGTTCCTGCTGCTTGCCGGCGCGGCTGCATTGATGAGGACTCTGTTTGTACTGGAGCAAACGCAGCCGCCTTTCCAAACCGCCAGTGTTCTCGCCGTGAACCTACCGGTGATGTCCTATGGGCGAACACCCGAACAGGTGCGCGATTTCTATCGAAATGTGCAGCGCCGCATCGCCAATCTGCCCGGAGTAGAACACGCTTCATCCGGTTTCAGTGTTCCATGGCGCGATGGAAGAGCGCTCGACATCAGCTTCCAATTCGCCGTGGAGGGCGCGAAACGTCTGAACGGCCAGGACGATCTGCGCGCACGGTTCCGGTCCATTTCTCCCGGATTTTTCGAAACATTGGGAATGCCCGTAATCGAAGGCCGCGATTTCCGGGAATCCGATCGCGACGGCTCCGAGCGCGTGGTCATCATTAGCCAGAGTCTTGCCCAAAATCTGTTTCCCGGGCAGCAAGCACTCAACCGGGAACTACGCTGGACCGATGGCGTAATGAAATTCATCGGTATCAGCGACGAGCCGCGAAGGATCGTCGGCGTGGTGCCTGACTTCGACGATGAAAACATCATTCCGTCGCCGGCCATGGCGGTGTATCAGCCGGTTGAGCAGGAAGGATGGAATGGCCGCCTGTTCGTCCGTGCGAAGCGTGATCCGTACGCACTGGTTCCCGCTATCACGCGCACGATTCACGACATGGCGTCTGACCAGCCCGTGGAGAGAGCCAGCACCCTCGAAGACATTCGCGCGGAAGTTCTCACACCCAATCGCCTGAATGCCATTGTCTTCGGCGGTTTTGCCGGCGTAGCCCTGCTGATCTCTGTCGTGGGAATTGCCGGCGTGCTGGCGTTTTCCGTCAGCGGTCGTACGCGCGAATTCGGAATTCGGATGGCTATGGGAGCTCCGCCGCGCAGCATTCTCACCATTGTTCTTTCGGAAGGCCTCGTGATCGCAAGCATCGGCGTGGCCGCAGGTCTGGTGGTCGGCTTCGCCTGCACACGCATCATCGACCGATACATTGCAGGAATGCAACTGCCTGGCACACTAACATTGATCGCATCCGCAGTTGTGATCCTGGTCGCAGCAGTGGTAGCATCGGCTGTGCCTGCGTCTCGTGCCGCCAGGGTTGACCCGGTAGAGGCGCTTCGCTCTGAGTAA
- a CDS encoding YceI family protein, whose protein sequence is MKSFARSLLFVLPLAFAPVAFAQHQTLAIAADASQVTFTLGGSDHAVKGTFHVQSGSIDFDSGTQKISGSVVVAAGSGNSGNDGRDKKMKNDVLDVSHFAEVSFVPQSYQGAIAPSGDSTIQITGTFTLHGTPHDLTVPVQVHIDGTNCTAKTHFVVPYVKWGLKDPSVFILKVAKEVDIDLALVGHLSSAN, encoded by the coding sequence ATGAAGAGTTTCGCCCGCTCACTCCTTTTTGTACTGCCACTCGCTTTCGCACCTGTGGCGTTTGCTCAACATCAGACCCTTGCCATAGCCGCCGATGCAAGCCAGGTAACATTCACTCTCGGCGGCAGCGATCATGCCGTCAAGGGAACATTTCATGTGCAGAGTGGTTCAATTGACTTCGATAGTGGTACTCAGAAAATCTCAGGCTCTGTGGTCGTCGCGGCCGGCAGCGGAAACAGCGGCAACGACGGCCGGGACAAGAAAATGAAGAACGATGTTCTCGATGTTTCCCACTTTGCCGAGGTCTCGTTTGTCCCGCAGAGCTACCAGGGAGCGATCGCGCCATCGGGAGACTCCACCATCCAGATAACTGGTACCTTCACACTCCACGGAACACCCCATGATTTGACCGTTCCCGTACAAGTTCACATCGACGGAACAAATTGCACGGCAAAGACGCATTTTGTCGTTCCATACGTAAAGTGGGGCCTTAAGGACCCGAGCGTCTTCATCCTCAAAGTCGCCAAAGAGGTCGATATCGATCTTGCTCTCGTAGGCCACTTGTCTTCTGCGAATTGA
- the glgP gene encoding alpha-glucan family phosphorylase: MAHSYEETDASHVLTLEEITNLTEEGGKPADTLMNVVALIATRFRTDVCSAYLLEPDRSHLVLAATLGLHPRSIGNLRMPLHEGLTGMVAELVLPVAVDDVASHPRFKYFQESGEEIYHSFLGVPLVDRGILQGVLIVQTKEKRVFQEAEIRMLAEAASQVAPVVSEARTLDRFIAPIQERLWSLARNLWWSWDHDCISIFRDLNPTRWRELNQNPISLLSEMPLREVERRATEMVLHGRINYVYRRQLEYLKADRTWGAGNAGVLRPRPVAYFSAEFGLHESLPIYSGGLGVLSGDHIKSASDLDIPLIGVGLFYGQGYFLQRLDQSGWQREEYLRTDVNQLPMQPAIGQNGEPIVVEIQTRGGSIRAKVWRIKVGRCDLLLLDSNVAGNAPEDLELTSRLYGGDGRTRIRQELLLGVGGLRAVRAMGITPGVLHLNEGHSGFAVFEAIRNRMQEEGMPFNSAAREVAREVVFTTHTPVPAGHDRFNADLIEEHLGPLREELGISHENLMGFGREYPTNWQEQFCMTVLGLKLSRRANAVSSLHGEVSRAMWVSLYPGKPEDAVPIGHITNGVHVPSWLAPQMCRLYDRHLGVGWQEKSGSAKTWEQIESVDDGELWETHLSLKAQLLDFVRRRAREQAERRNEPQESLLKLGKVLSPDALTIGFARRFATYKRANLILADIQRLAAMVNDPKRPVQFLFAGKAHPHDEPGKKVLQQIAELMRDSEFADKFVFVEDYDINVGRHLVQGVDVWLNNPRRPLEASGTSGQKVVLNGGLNLSVLDGWWAEAYDGLNGFAIGTGRTHSNMDVHDRRDGDDLYRVLRDELIPLYYQRDKDGLPRGWISRMKRTIRTLGWRFNADRMVMDYTQKCYIPAAGGTSSNMRSPG; encoded by the coding sequence ATGGCCCATTCCTACGAGGAAACCGATGCCAGTCATGTTTTGACTCTTGAGGAGATCACGAACCTCACTGAGGAGGGTGGCAAGCCCGCCGATACCCTCATGAATGTAGTTGCGTTGATTGCTACCCGGTTCAGGACCGATGTCTGCTCGGCCTATTTGCTTGAGCCGGACCGATCGCACCTCGTGCTGGCCGCGACCCTTGGGCTTCATCCGCGTTCTATTGGAAATCTGAGAATGCCGCTGCATGAGGGGCTGACGGGCATGGTGGCGGAACTGGTGCTCCCGGTTGCGGTCGATGACGTGGCAAGTCATCCCCGTTTCAAATACTTCCAGGAGTCGGGGGAAGAGATATACCACTCGTTCCTGGGCGTGCCTCTGGTTGATCGGGGGATTCTTCAAGGTGTCTTGATTGTTCAGACGAAAGAGAAGCGAGTCTTTCAGGAGGCCGAGATTCGCATGTTGGCCGAGGCGGCGAGCCAGGTTGCGCCGGTAGTGAGCGAAGCCCGCACGCTCGATCGCTTCATTGCTCCTATCCAGGAACGCCTTTGGTCGCTGGCGCGGAATCTCTGGTGGAGTTGGGACCACGATTGCATCAGCATCTTTCGCGATCTCAATCCCACCCGCTGGCGGGAACTGAATCAGAATCCAATATCGCTGCTCAGCGAGATGCCGCTGCGCGAGGTTGAGCGCCGAGCAACTGAGATGGTGTTACACGGCAGAATCAATTACGTCTATCGACGCCAGCTTGAGTATTTGAAGGCCGATCGCACATGGGGAGCAGGGAACGCGGGTGTGCTGCGGCCTCGCCCAGTCGCGTATTTCTCCGCGGAGTTCGGCCTGCACGAGTCGCTGCCGATTTATTCGGGCGGTCTGGGAGTTCTGTCTGGGGACCATATCAAGAGCGCGTCCGATCTGGATATTCCGTTGATCGGAGTTGGCCTGTTTTATGGGCAGGGATACTTTCTGCAGCGGCTTGACCAGAGCGGATGGCAGCGGGAGGAGTATCTCCGGACAGACGTGAATCAACTGCCGATGCAGCCGGCGATTGGCCAGAATGGGGAACCGATTGTGGTCGAAATTCAAACGCGAGGCGGTTCCATTCGCGCAAAGGTCTGGCGGATCAAGGTTGGACGATGCGACCTTCTGCTGCTTGATTCCAATGTGGCTGGAAATGCGCCGGAGGACCTGGAACTTACCTCTCGTTTGTACGGCGGAGATGGGCGCACGCGCATTCGTCAGGAGCTTCTGCTCGGTGTTGGAGGTTTGCGGGCTGTGAGGGCGATGGGAATCACGCCGGGGGTGCTGCACCTGAACGAGGGACACAGCGGTTTTGCGGTCTTCGAGGCGATTCGCAATCGGATGCAGGAAGAAGGAATGCCTTTTAATAGCGCCGCACGTGAGGTTGCGAGGGAAGTGGTCTTTACCACGCACACTCCTGTACCGGCGGGTCATGACCGCTTTAACGCCGATCTGATTGAGGAGCATCTTGGGCCACTGCGGGAAGAACTCGGAATTTCCCACGAGAATCTGATGGGCTTTGGCCGCGAATATCCCACGAACTGGCAGGAACAATTCTGCATGACGGTTCTCGGACTGAAGCTTTCGCGACGGGCCAATGCAGTTTCTTCGCTGCATGGAGAGGTTTCCCGCGCGATGTGGGTCAGTCTTTACCCGGGCAAGCCGGAAGACGCGGTGCCTATCGGTCACATCACGAATGGAGTCCACGTGCCCTCGTGGCTTGCTCCGCAGATGTGCCGTCTCTATGATCGTCACCTCGGAGTTGGATGGCAGGAAAAGAGCGGATCCGCGAAAACGTGGGAGCAGATCGAGAGCGTCGACGATGGTGAGCTTTGGGAGACGCATCTGAGCCTGAAAGCGCAACTGCTCGACTTTGTGCGACGCCGTGCGCGCGAGCAGGCCGAGCGGCGCAACGAGCCACAGGAGTCCCTGCTCAAACTCGGCAAGGTGCTTTCGCCGGACGCACTGACGATCGGCTTCGCGAGGCGATTTGCGACTTACAAGCGGGCGAATCTGATTCTCGCGGATATCCAGAGGCTGGCCGCCATGGTGAACGATCCCAAGCGGCCTGTGCAGTTCCTGTTTGCTGGCAAGGCGCATCCGCACGACGAACCGGGGAAGAAGGTGCTGCAGCAAATTGCCGAGCTGATGCGCGACTCCGAATTTGCCGACAAGTTTGTCTTTGTTGAGGACTACGACATCAACGTTGGCCGGCATCTGGTCCAAGGTGTCGATGTGTGGCTGAACAATCCACGGCGGCCGCTCGAAGCCTCGGGAACGAGCGGACAAAAGGTCGTGCTCAACGGAGGCCTGAATCTTTCGGTGCTGGATGGCTGGTGGGCGGAAGCATACGACGGCCTTAACGGCTTTGCCATCGGCACGGGCAGGACGCACTCGAATATGGACGTGCACGATCGCCGCGACGGGGATGATCTCTACCGCGTACTTCGCGATGAGTTGATTCCGCTGTACTATCAGCGCGATAAGGATGGCCTGCCGCGAGGCTGGATCAGCCGGATGAAGCGGACTATCCGCACGCTGGGATGGCGCTTCAATGCCGATCGCATGGTGATGGATTACACGCAGAAATGTTACATTCCTGCGGCGGGAGGCACGTCGAGTAATATGAGATCGCCTGGCTAG
- a CDS encoding LytR/AlgR family response regulator transcription factor has protein sequence MKLKTLIADDEPLARERLRFLLAVDEEIAIAGECRNSREVMAELKENHYDVLFLDIQMPGGSGFEIVEQIGAAQMPTTVFVTAHNHYAVKAFEVSALDYLTKPVEPERLMATLARVKERIASQDAVKTHEQLKSVLAALNNSLNSGQREYPKRLVVPSGSRDSFVNVGDIEWVEAADYYSCLHVGTKSLMLRETIKQLADTLDPRTFVRVHRSAIVNLGHVREVLREGRNEGWVLLASGQRLKMSKTGWQALLAASRS, from the coding sequence ATGAAACTGAAAACACTCATCGCCGACGACGAACCGTTGGCACGGGAACGGTTGAGGTTTCTCCTCGCCGTAGATGAAGAGATCGCGATAGCCGGGGAATGTCGAAACAGCCGAGAGGTGATGGCCGAGCTTAAAGAGAACCACTACGATGTTCTCTTCCTTGATATCCAGATGCCGGGCGGCAGCGGTTTCGAGATCGTTGAGCAGATCGGCGCGGCGCAAATGCCCACTACTGTGTTTGTGACCGCCCACAATCACTATGCAGTCAAAGCCTTCGAAGTAAGTGCTCTCGATTACCTTACGAAACCAGTGGAGCCGGAACGCCTGATGGCAACGCTGGCACGCGTGAAAGAGCGCATCGCCTCACAGGATGCGGTCAAAACGCACGAACAGCTCAAGTCGGTGCTGGCTGCATTGAACAACTCATTGAATAGTGGGCAGCGCGAGTATCCGAAGCGGCTGGTCGTGCCCAGCGGCAGCCGGGATTCCTTCGTCAACGTAGGCGACATCGAATGGGTCGAGGCAGCCGATTACTACTCATGCCTCCATGTGGGCACAAAAAGCCTGATGCTTCGCGAAACCATCAAGCAACTCGCGGATACGCTTGATCCCCGCACCTTCGTGCGCGTCCATCGCTCCGCCATTGTGAACCTTGGCCATGTGCGCGAAGTGCTTCGTGAAGGACGAAATGAGGGCTGGGTTCTCCTCGCGAGCGGCCAACGCCTCAAGATGAGCAAGACAGGCTGGCAGGCCCTGCTGGCCGCAAGCCGCTCCTG
- a CDS encoding cytochrome c, which yields MTPSEARALDTRHSGASGAGWGGVALVAITYVYFLIFAQFAFLKRLQDLNIADTHLKLVMSAMALGGITLSLLAPRISFHPSPQLRIRQSLAACAIAALLTLLPLNLLSSIVVSALIGSGLGLLTVTLVTHLRLTLGDHDPLMKVGLGTGIGYLCCNLPALFTASPQTQAIAAATLCFAGILVPFRQGQSTELTTQTEFSRHPIIPSERTVPFAAVLVGFTALVWLDSAAFFIIQSTPALKAGTWQGTLHLWLNGILHLGAALGSAWLLRRRGLRLVLILAFLALASACLLLLDPGRAAAASLLYPVGVSLYSVALVAYPSLLAPASSIAQRGRQAGWIYAIAGWFGSAMGIGMGQNLGHVPPNFVLLAGVVIIAPLFFSRVRAHLREIALVGLVLGAAFLIDLATRNQNTSVKAMSAAERGRQVYISEGCIHCHSQYVRPNTSDVLLWGPVQTVEELRRQHPPLIGNRRQGPDLSEVGTRRSPLWLKAHFFNPRDVSYASIMPSYAYLFRDQRGDDLVAYVSSLQTSDSSKHLLAELAWRLPLESVAEANADEGAKLFQNYCATCHTTEGLARQKWRSQFKRLPPDMRVGPFLHLQTPDTAAVRATLVDRLAQITKFGIAETDMPGHEYLRDREIASISLWLSQTIALPEKNQQRVLISGERQ from the coding sequence ATGACGCCGTCTGAAGCTCGCGCCTTAGACACGCGACACTCGGGCGCATCCGGCGCAGGATGGGGTGGCGTTGCCCTCGTCGCAATCACTTATGTTTATTTCCTCATCTTTGCACAATTCGCTTTTCTGAAACGCCTTCAAGACCTGAACATCGCTGACACGCACCTCAAGCTGGTGATGAGCGCAATGGCCCTCGGCGGCATTACGCTCAGCCTGCTTGCTCCGAGGATCTCGTTTCATCCGTCACCACAGTTGCGCATCCGGCAATCGCTTGCTGCCTGCGCCATTGCCGCCCTTCTGACGCTGCTACCTCTCAATCTCCTGAGCAGTATCGTCGTTTCAGCTCTCATCGGAAGTGGTCTGGGGCTTCTGACCGTTACACTCGTTACTCACCTGCGGCTCACCCTCGGAGACCACGATCCTCTGATGAAGGTTGGCCTTGGCACCGGCATCGGTTATCTGTGTTGCAATCTTCCTGCGCTCTTTACAGCTTCGCCGCAGACTCAGGCGATTGCGGCCGCAACGCTGTGTTTCGCTGGGATTCTTGTTCCCTTCCGGCAAGGGCAATCCACAGAGTTAACGACGCAAACTGAATTCTCCCGGCATCCGATCATTCCGTCTGAGCGCACCGTTCCCTTCGCGGCGGTCCTGGTTGGCTTTACGGCGCTTGTCTGGCTCGATTCGGCGGCCTTCTTCATCATTCAGAGCACGCCGGCACTCAAGGCGGGAACATGGCAAGGCACGCTCCACCTTTGGCTCAATGGCATCCTCCACCTCGGCGCTGCGCTGGGGAGCGCGTGGTTACTGCGTCGGCGCGGACTACGCCTCGTCCTGATTCTCGCATTCCTCGCACTCGCTTCAGCTTGTTTGCTCTTGCTTGATCCAGGCCGGGCTGCCGCGGCGTCACTCCTCTATCCTGTTGGTGTATCGCTTTATTCCGTCGCTCTGGTTGCTTATCCATCGCTGCTCGCGCCGGCTTCTTCCATTGCGCAACGGGGCCGCCAGGCTGGATGGATCTATGCAATCGCGGGCTGGTTCGGCTCCGCGATGGGCATCGGAATGGGACAGAACCTCGGTCACGTTCCTCCGAACTTCGTTTTGCTCGCCGGGGTCGTAATCATCGCGCCTTTGTTCTTTTCTCGGGTTCGAGCGCACCTGCGTGAGATCGCGTTGGTGGGACTTGTTCTCGGCGCAGCTTTTCTAATTGACCTTGCCACTCGAAATCAAAACACCTCAGTCAAAGCAATGTCAGCCGCAGAACGCGGCAGGCAGGTCTACATCTCGGAGGGCTGCATTCATTGCCATTCGCAATACGTGCGTCCCAACACCTCCGATGTATTGTTATGGGGACCCGTTCAGACCGTGGAAGAGCTTCGGCGGCAACACCCGCCTCTGATCGGCAATCGTCGTCAAGGACCAGACCTTTCCGAGGTGGGAACTCGCAGGTCTCCACTCTGGCTGAAAGCGCACTTCTTCAACCCGAGAGATGTTAGCTACGCATCTATCATGCCTTCCTATGCTTATCTTTTTCGCGACCAGCGAGGCGACGATTTGGTGGCGTATGTAAGCAGTTTGCAGACTTCCGACTCCTCCAAACATCTCCTTGCGGAGTTGGCCTGGCGCCTGCCTCTGGAGTCTGTGGCTGAAGCGAACGCCGACGAGGGGGCGAAACTCTTCCAAAACTATTGCGCCACCTGTCATACCACCGAAGGCCTTGCGCGTCAGAAGTGGCGTTCCCAGTTCAAGAGGCTTCCACCAGATATGCGCGTGGGGCCGTTTCTGCATCTGCAGACACCGGACACGGCAGCAGTGCGCGCCACTCTCGTAGATCGCCTGGCCCAAATTACAAAATTCGGCATTGCAGAAACAGATATGCCCGGCCACGAGTATCTCCGTGACCGGGAGATTGCTTCCATCAGCCTCTGGCTGTCGCAGACGATCGCATTGCCAGAAAAGAATCAACAAAGAGTCTTAATCTCTGGAGAACGACAATGA